The Acidobacteriota bacterium genome contains a region encoding:
- the aspT gene encoding aspartate-alanine antiporter, with translation MFSWFAATLRQYPEIAIFLTLALGYFFGKFQFRGLGLGSVTATLLSGVLIGQIGITISTPLKATVFLMFLFAVGYGVGPQFVRGVAKDGGPQALFTVVQCALCLAVPIVIVKLVGYDLGYAAGLYSGSQTISAAMGLSTDAINRLGLGADQTKALLNSMPIAYAVSYIFGTVGSAIVIGLLGPALLRFDLAKACKDYEEKHGGTKDLGGAGTAWHRWEVRAFRVLANSRVNGLRAAEAESLVPNARVFVLRLRRNGVIEEAAADTVLREGDVIAVVGAREVLVNIIGERAKLAAVAGGREGTAIGGQSALEVDDPELLSVPVEGIDVCLTKKEVDGKTLAEIAHQPGARGVFLRKITRGAVATSIPILPNTKIFRGDILSIAGRTQDTAAAIKMIGVPDRATDVADVAFIGAGIAVGALIGALVWKVAGIPITLSTAGGALISGLVCGWLRSVRPTFGRIPSSTVWFMNSVGLNIFIAIVGISAGPGFVNGLRTQGISLFLWGAVATTVPLVLGMYIGKYLFRFHDAILLGIVSGARTTTASLGLVCDRGKSQVPALGYTVTYAVGNTFLTIWGMVLIVLLTFGSSK, from the coding sequence ATGTTTTCCTGGTTCGCAGCAACCCTCCGTCAATACCCGGAGATCGCTATCTTTCTCACACTCGCGCTGGGTTACTTTTTCGGCAAATTTCAATTCCGCGGCCTCGGTCTGGGATCGGTCACTGCCACGCTGTTGTCGGGTGTCCTGATCGGACAGATCGGAATTACGATTTCGACGCCTCTTAAGGCGACCGTGTTCTTAATGTTTCTGTTTGCTGTTGGCTACGGAGTCGGGCCACAGTTCGTTCGCGGCGTCGCGAAAGATGGAGGACCACAAGCCCTGTTTACTGTTGTCCAATGTGCGCTCTGCCTGGCGGTGCCGATCGTAATCGTCAAATTAGTCGGTTATGACCTTGGCTATGCAGCAGGACTTTACTCGGGCTCTCAAACAATCTCTGCGGCCATGGGACTCTCAACCGACGCAATCAACCGATTGGGGCTCGGCGCCGACCAAACGAAGGCGCTACTCAACTCAATGCCAATAGCTTATGCCGTGAGTTACATCTTTGGGACGGTCGGTTCGGCGATCGTCATCGGATTGCTTGGCCCTGCGCTGCTCCGTTTCGATCTCGCCAAAGCCTGCAAGGATTACGAGGAGAAACATGGCGGAACGAAGGATCTTGGTGGGGCGGGCACTGCGTGGCACCGATGGGAAGTACGGGCATTCCGTGTGCTCGCGAACAGCAGAGTCAACGGTTTGCGAGCTGCGGAAGCGGAATCGCTTGTTCCCAACGCGCGCGTTTTTGTCCTGCGCCTGCGTCGAAATGGAGTGATTGAGGAAGCAGCTGCAGACACAGTATTGCGCGAGGGCGATGTAATAGCAGTTGTAGGTGCTCGTGAAGTACTCGTAAACATTATCGGCGAGCGAGCGAAGTTAGCTGCGGTTGCAGGAGGGCGCGAAGGTACTGCGATTGGCGGGCAATCTGCACTAGAAGTTGATGATCCTGAACTCTTGAGCGTTCCAGTCGAGGGCATCGATGTTTGTCTAACTAAGAAAGAGGTGGACGGAAAGACTCTTGCTGAGATTGCGCACCAACCCGGTGCTCGCGGCGTTTTTCTGCGGAAGATTACGCGAGGCGCAGTCGCTACGTCCATTCCCATCCTGCCGAACACGAAGATATTCCGTGGCGACATTCTCAGCATCGCCGGCCGCACTCAAGACACCGCTGCAGCCATCAAGATGATTGGCGTTCCTGATCGTGCTACGGATGTGGCCGACGTGGCGTTCATCGGCGCCGGAATCGCAGTCGGCGCACTGATCGGCGCGCTAGTTTGGAAAGTAGCAGGCATACCGATAACCCTTTCAACTGCGGGCGGCGCGCTCATCTCCGGACTTGTGTGCGGATGGCTGCGCTCGGTCCGGCCGACATTTGGCCGCATACCCTCCTCGACCGTATGGTTCATGAACTCCGTCGGCCTCAACATCTTTATTGCAATAGTCGGCATCTCGGCGGGTCCAGGCTTCGTGAATGGCTTGCGGACACAGGGCATAAGTCTCTTTCTGTGGGGTGCCGTTGCCACAACAGTGCCGCTTGTTTTGGGCATGTACATCGGCAAGTACCTCTTCCGGTTCCACGACGCGATCTTGCTCGGCATCGTTTCTGGCGCGCGCACGACGACAGCTTCCCTAGGGCTCGTCTGCGATCGGGGGAAGAGCCAGGTTCCGGCGCTTGGGTACACAGTGACCTACGCAGTTGGTAACACATTCCTCACAATCTGGGGCATGGTGCTGATCGTGCTCTTAACCTTCGGATCTTCCAAATAA
- a CDS encoding aspartate 4-decarboxylase, with amino-acid sequence MMDLMDLSKFETLSPFEIKDELIKLAKKTSRTTQSAFLNAGRGNPNWIATTPREGYFLLGQFAITESKRVMEHPAGLGGMPQAQGIAGRLDEWLAKHAEMPGASFLSSMVTFAVKKFGFERDAFVHELVDSIIGDNYPVPDRMLVHNERIVHEYLMWAVCGDPVPTGKFDLYAVEGGTAAMCYIFKSLKMNRLLRPGDTIALGTPIFTPYLELPHLEDYGLNFVTIHAPQENRFQFTDAELKKLEDPKIKAFFLVNPGNPTGMALSREVIGKIATLVKTKRPDLLLLTDDVYGTFVENFRSLLGELPHNTIGVYSYSKYVGCTGWRLGVIAIHEDNIFDKMIAKLPEADLKALDKRYGALTLEPRKVKFIDRIVADSRDVALNHTAGLALPQQVMMSMFSLAELMDTSKKYQKACMEILHRRAWALIGGLGLEVTPNPLYDAYYGLIDFEFWARKNIGEEAVEYLKKNVHPLDLAFRLAEDRGIVLLNGSGFEAPNWSLRVSLANLDDEAYEEIGRGVRSIARGYRDAHEAAKRAEKARKAVA; translated from the coding sequence ATCATGGACCTTATGGACCTCAGCAAGTTCGAGACGTTGAGCCCGTTCGAGATCAAAGACGAGCTGATCAAACTCGCTAAGAAAACCTCCCGTACAACTCAATCAGCATTTCTCAATGCCGGCCGCGGCAACCCGAATTGGATCGCGACCACTCCGCGCGAGGGCTATTTTCTGCTAGGTCAGTTCGCAATCACGGAGAGCAAACGTGTAATGGAGCACCCGGCAGGTCTTGGCGGAATGCCGCAGGCTCAAGGCATCGCCGGCCGGCTTGACGAATGGCTTGCGAAGCACGCAGAAATGCCCGGCGCTTCCTTCCTGTCATCAATGGTGACATTTGCCGTAAAGAAGTTCGGATTTGAGCGCGACGCCTTTGTGCATGAGCTCGTCGATTCCATCATTGGCGATAACTATCCGGTGCCAGATCGAATGCTCGTACACAACGAGCGCATTGTGCACGAGTATCTGATGTGGGCCGTCTGCGGAGATCCGGTTCCAACCGGCAAGTTCGATCTGTATGCTGTCGAGGGCGGGACCGCGGCGATGTGTTACATCTTCAAATCACTGAAGATGAATCGCCTGCTGCGTCCGGGCGACACCATTGCACTGGGCACACCCATCTTCACGCCCTATCTTGAGCTGCCTCATCTCGAGGACTATGGTTTGAACTTCGTCACCATTCATGCTCCTCAGGAAAACCGTTTTCAGTTCACTGACGCAGAACTCAAAAAGCTCGAGGATCCCAAAATCAAAGCGTTCTTTCTCGTAAATCCAGGTAACCCGACGGGAATGGCGCTGAGCCGCGAGGTCATCGGTAAAATCGCAACGTTGGTTAAGACGAAGCGTCCCGATCTTTTGCTCCTCACGGACGATGTGTACGGTACCTTCGTCGAAAACTTCCGATCGCTACTCGGTGAGTTGCCGCACAATACGATCGGAGTCTACTCCTATTCGAAATATGTCGGCTGTACCGGATGGCGGCTCGGGGTCATCGCGATCCACGAAGACAACATCTTTGACAAGATGATTGCGAAGCTTCCTGAAGCCGATCTGAAAGCGCTCGACAAACGCTATGGCGCACTCACTCTGGAACCGCGCAAAGTCAAGTTCATCGATCGGATTGTTGCTGACAGTCGCGACGTAGCTCTCAACCATACGGCTGGGCTCGCACTGCCTCAACAAGTAATGATGAGTATGTTCTCGCTTGCCGAACTGATGGATACCTCCAAGAAATATCAAAAGGCATGTATGGAGATCTTGCATCGCCGTGCCTGGGCTTTGATCGGAGGCCTGGGCTTGGAGGTCACGCCGAATCCGTTGTACGACGCCTACTACGGATTAATTGACTTCGAGTTCTGGGCGCGCAAGAACATCGGCGAAGAAGCGGTTGAGTATCTCAAGAAGAATGTGCATCCGCTGGACCTTGCTTTTCGTTTGGCGGAGGATCGTGGAATTGTGTTGCTCAATGGTAGCGGCTTCGAAGCGCCAAACTGGTCACTACGTGTGTCATTGGCCAATCTCGACGACGAGGCGTATGAAGAGATTGGGCGCGGCGTTCGGTCGATCGCACGGGGATATCGAGATGCACACGAAGCTGCGAAGCGGGCCGAGAAAGCCAGGAAGGCAGTCGCCTAG